The following coding sequences are from one Candidatus Binataceae bacterium window:
- a CDS encoding thioredoxin domain-containing protein, which produces MPKPRPNGLTWALACALMLGLVAVPALATGGRAAAEASSQAAAGSDQHLQVFIQHHFRLGSPADVELGPRKPSDIKGLFSRVVTLHAESGQTAKFILYTDAAQKTAIISDIDIGAATPGPVHGLWTRPLRAVGAPANSPPRSELITESPGKALVGSLLDLSKDPWGRVDTSKLRLADRATLGPEDAPVTIIEFGDFECPYCARAFGDIETVVNTTYKGKVRLIFKNFPLNIHPWAMQAALAAECVRRQNPKAFWPFADDIYRDQGEITPQNLREHVTGQVKKLGLDEAALDACIAGDSAEAQVNQDRADGNAIGVNSTPTFLVNGIELVGLPSDKTFASVIDSELKQREAKK; this is translated from the coding sequence ATGCCCAAGCCCAGACCGAACGGACTCACGTGGGCGCTCGCATGCGCGCTGATGCTAGGACTTGTCGCTGTCCCAGCGCTGGCCACCGGCGGGCGCGCCGCCGCCGAAGCCTCCAGCCAGGCCGCGGCCGGCAGCGACCAGCATCTGCAAGTCTTCATCCAGCATCACTTCCGCCTCGGCAGCCCCGCCGACGTCGAGCTCGGCCCCCGCAAGCCGTCCGACATCAAGGGGCTCTTCAGCCGCGTCGTGACTCTGCACGCCGAAAGCGGCCAGACCGCTAAGTTCATCCTCTATACCGACGCCGCCCAGAAGACGGCGATCATCAGCGACATCGATATCGGCGCCGCCACCCCCGGACCCGTGCATGGGCTGTGGACGCGTCCGCTGCGCGCAGTCGGCGCGCCCGCCAATTCGCCGCCGCGCTCGGAGCTGATCACCGAGTCGCCGGGCAAAGCGCTTGTCGGCAGCCTGCTCGACCTCAGCAAAGACCCGTGGGGGCGCGTTGACACAAGCAAGCTGCGTCTCGCCGACCGCGCGACGCTCGGCCCCGAGGACGCGCCGGTGACCATTATCGAGTTCGGCGACTTCGAGTGCCCCTACTGCGCACGCGCCTTCGGCGACATCGAGACCGTGGTCAACACGACCTACAAGGGCAAGGTGCGGCTGATCTTCAAGAACTTCCCGCTCAACATTCATCCGTGGGCGATGCAGGCGGCGCTCGCAGCCGAATGCGTGCGGCGCCAGAACCCCAAGGCGTTCTGGCCCTTCGCCGACGATATCTACCGCGACCAGGGCGAGATCACGCCGCAGAACCTGCGCGAGCACGTGACCGGTCAGGTCAAGAAGCTCGGGCTGGACGAGGCGGCGCTCGACGCTTGTATCGCCGGCGACTCGGCCGAGGCGCAGGTCAACCAGGACCGCGCCGACGGCAATGCAATCGGCGTCAACTCCACGCCGACTTTCCTGGTCAACGGGATCGAGTTGGTCGGGCTCCCCTCCGACAAAACCTTCGCTTCAGTGATCGATTCAGAGCTCAAGCAGCGCGAGGCGAAGAAGTAG
- a CDS encoding tetratricopeptide repeat protein: protein MATRRKLSRKELKQPDEFQTVVETVSTFLELHLREVLLATGALIVIAAVVLGVYYYEARRARLAGERFAQALSQLEQRQYPAAEEALGRLAADESHRAVGRLANLYLASAYLAQKEPAKARDALRTYLDRGGDSIFRDTALNNLAVAYEQLGDYKQAADAYREAAKLAGPGQARAELGAARMLLKEGKRGDAIAAYRAFVSAHPFAAERESVRETLARLGVAPPGATPAPSVQLIKPASVPAR from the coding sequence TTGGCGACCCGCCGCAAACTCAGCCGCAAAGAACTCAAGCAGCCAGACGAGTTTCAGACCGTCGTCGAAACCGTCAGCACGTTCCTCGAACTTCATTTGCGCGAGGTGCTGCTCGCAACCGGCGCCCTGATCGTTATCGCCGCGGTCGTGCTGGGCGTTTACTACTATGAGGCGCGCCGCGCGCGGCTGGCTGGGGAGCGCTTCGCGCAGGCGTTGAGCCAGCTCGAACAGCGGCAGTACCCGGCCGCCGAGGAGGCGCTGGGCAGGCTCGCGGCCGACGAGTCGCATCGCGCGGTCGGCCGGCTCGCCAACCTCTACCTAGCCAGCGCCTACCTGGCGCAGAAGGAGCCCGCCAAGGCGCGCGACGCGCTGCGCACCTACCTCGACCGCGGCGGCGATTCGATTTTTCGTGACACCGCCCTCAACAACCTCGCCGTCGCCTACGAACAACTCGGCGACTACAAGCAGGCCGCCGACGCTTACCGCGAGGCGGCAAAGCTAGCGGGGCCCGGGCAGGCGAGGGCGGAACTGGGCGCGGCGCGGATGCTGCTTAAGGAGGGCAAGCGCGGCGACGCGATCGCCGCCTACCGCGCCTTCGTCAGTGCGCATCCGTTTGCCGCCGAGCGCGAGAGCGTGCGCGAGACGCTTGCGCGCCTCGGCGTCGCGCCGCCGGGCGCGACGCCCGCACCGTCGGTCCAGCTCATCAAGCCCGCCAGCGTGCCGGCGCGCTGA
- a CDS encoding bifunctional nuclease family protein, translating to MAAQREDFILMMVGGLTLDPTTKMPIVVLKDPDNKLNLPIWIGPLEAASMATELEGIRPQRPMTHDLLRNVLGELGATVEAVEVTELRENTYFARIMMRTREGREMEIDSRPSDAISLALRTKSPIYVAKKVLEMSSELREQAAEPASGADQNLAGVSRDKWSEILERMSPEDFKYKM from the coding sequence ATGGCCGCGCAGAGGGAAGATTTTATTCTGATGATGGTCGGCGGGCTGACCCTCGATCCGACCACCAAGATGCCGATCGTCGTGCTCAAGGACCCGGACAACAAGCTCAATCTACCCATCTGGATCGGTCCGCTCGAGGCGGCTTCGATGGCGACCGAACTGGAGGGAATCCGTCCGCAGCGCCCGATGACGCACGATCTTTTGCGCAACGTCCTCGGTGAGCTGGGCGCCACGGTCGAGGCGGTCGAGGTCACCGAGCTGCGCGAGAACACCTACTTCGCGCGGATCATGATGCGCACGCGCGAAGGGCGCGAGATGGAGATCGACTCGCGCCCCTCCGACGCGATCTCGCTCGCTCTGCGGACCAAATCGCCGATCTACGTGGCCAAGAAGGTGCTCGAGATGTCGAGCGAGCTGCGCGAGCAGGCCGCCGAGCCCGCTAGCGGCGCCGATCAGAACCTCGCCGGCGTCTCGCGCGACAAGTGGTCGGAAATCCTCGAGCGGATGTCGCCCGAGGACTTCAAGTACAAGATGTAA